A genomic segment from Micromonospora echinaurantiaca encodes:
- a CDS encoding WD40/YVTN/BNR-like repeat-containing protein: MSPSLVRGRRVLPVAAVLALLTAAALTTSVPSASGERALATSTPTGPMELPAEWMTAQRLSDGSTNLSAAKYARARGEANQLAAHTRNVYRHLAEQEWNFFGPSNIGGRVVDIAVDPQVPDQVFIAAASGGVWRSGDAGATFEPAWPDTWQQSMGAVAMTTDGVLFAGTGEAQPGGGSITFGGDGIYRSRDRGKTWQHVGLADSHAIARFAIDPSDQDRIFAAAAGNLFVPGGERGVYLSDDGGDSWRQVLAPPNPTTGATEVLIDPSNPARVYAAMWDHLREPHQRTYGGPGSSLWRSDDGGQSWQRLTNDLPTDADQGRWGIALAPSDPDRLYAYVGTALGPFRAFYRSDDGGDSWTQTPVNANQASQSTFSWWFGKLWVDPANAEHVFLAGVNLRRSTDGGQSFGNVGGVHADQHVMRWDPKVPGRAYLGNDGGFYRSESNGVSNWVKSTYEPYTQFYTVDVAQTDPALKVGGAQDNGCNRGYNGPGGPWNAIGCGDGLQVIIHPENPNIVFGCSQYGSCYRSETAGGSPRQSIGAGQTTSDRRNWLTPLQFDPSDPDVMYYAGNIVNRSTDNGRTWTAISPDLTGGGPNDPSGYPWGTITTIAAAPTDGDKLYVGTDDGKLWWTDNLGQSWNEVDPGQLPGTWVTRVAVHPKDANIAYATFSAFRSGSDRPHVMVTRDGGRTWTDIGRGLPDAPVNSVVPTSDGLLLVGTDVGVFVSAWNGGGWAALGADLPEAAVMYLRYHEPTRQLTAATFGRGIYDLTVPRCPAASTKLPLRDPGVGVVGALASCRAG; encoded by the coding sequence ATGAGTCCCAGCCTCGTCCGAGGTAGACGCGTCCTGCCGGTGGCGGCGGTCCTCGCACTGCTGACCGCGGCCGCCTTGACCACCTCCGTACCGTCGGCGAGCGGCGAGCGGGCGCTGGCCACCAGCACCCCCACCGGCCCGATGGAGCTGCCCGCCGAGTGGATGACCGCGCAGCGGCTCAGCGACGGCAGCACCAACCTGTCCGCCGCCAAGTACGCCCGGGCGCGGGGCGAGGCGAACCAGCTCGCCGCACACACCCGCAACGTCTACCGGCACCTCGCCGAGCAGGAGTGGAACTTCTTCGGCCCGAGCAACATCGGCGGCCGGGTGGTGGACATCGCCGTCGACCCGCAGGTGCCCGACCAGGTCTTCATCGCCGCCGCGTCCGGTGGTGTCTGGCGCTCCGGCGACGCGGGGGCCACCTTCGAGCCCGCCTGGCCGGACACCTGGCAGCAGAGTATGGGCGCGGTCGCGATGACCACCGACGGGGTGCTCTTCGCCGGGACCGGCGAGGCCCAGCCCGGCGGCGGCTCGATCACCTTCGGCGGCGACGGGATCTACCGCTCCCGCGACCGCGGCAAGACCTGGCAGCACGTCGGCCTGGCGGACAGCCACGCCATCGCCCGGTTCGCCATCGACCCGAGCGACCAGGACCGGATCTTCGCCGCGGCCGCCGGCAACCTCTTCGTCCCCGGCGGCGAGCGGGGCGTCTACCTCTCCGACGACGGCGGCGACAGCTGGCGGCAGGTGCTCGCCCCGCCGAACCCGACCACCGGCGCCACCGAGGTGCTGATCGACCCGAGCAACCCGGCCCGGGTGTACGCGGCGATGTGGGACCACCTGCGCGAGCCGCACCAGCGCACCTACGGCGGCCCCGGCTCCAGCCTGTGGCGCTCCGACGACGGCGGCCAGAGCTGGCAGCGGCTGACCAACGACCTGCCCACCGACGCCGACCAGGGCCGCTGGGGCATCGCCCTGGCGCCCAGCGACCCCGACCGGCTGTACGCGTACGTCGGCACCGCGCTCGGCCCGTTCCGCGCCTTCTACCGCTCCGACGACGGCGGCGACTCCTGGACGCAGACCCCGGTCAACGCCAACCAGGCGTCCCAGTCCACCTTCAGCTGGTGGTTCGGCAAGCTGTGGGTCGACCCGGCCAACGCCGAGCACGTCTTCCTCGCCGGGGTGAACCTGCGCCGCTCCACCGACGGCGGGCAGAGCTTCGGCAACGTCGGCGGTGTGCACGCCGACCAGCACGTGATGCGCTGGGACCCGAAGGTGCCGGGCCGGGCCTACCTGGGCAACGACGGCGGCTTCTACCGCTCGGAGAGCAACGGGGTGAGCAACTGGGTCAAGTCGACCTACGAGCCGTACACCCAGTTCTACACGGTCGACGTGGCGCAGACCGACCCGGCGCTCAAGGTCGGCGGCGCCCAGGACAACGGCTGCAACCGCGGCTACAACGGCCCGGGCGGCCCGTGGAACGCCATCGGCTGCGGCGACGGCCTCCAGGTGATCATCCACCCGGAGAACCCGAACATCGTCTTCGGCTGCAGCCAGTACGGCTCCTGCTACCGCTCGGAGACCGCCGGCGGCAGCCCGCGCCAGTCCATCGGCGCGGGGCAGACCACCTCCGACCGGCGCAACTGGCTCACCCCGCTGCAGTTCGACCCGAGCGACCCGGACGTCATGTACTACGCCGGGAACATCGTCAACCGGTCCACCGACAACGGCCGCACCTGGACGGCGATCAGCCCGGACCTCACCGGTGGCGGTCCGAACGACCCGTCCGGCTACCCGTGGGGCACCATCACCACGATCGCGGCGGCGCCCACCGACGGCGACAAGCTGTACGTCGGCACCGACGACGGCAAGCTGTGGTGGACCGACAACCTCGGGCAGTCCTGGAACGAGGTCGACCCGGGTCAGCTGCCCGGCACCTGGGTGACCCGGGTGGCGGTGCACCCGAAGGACGCGAACATCGCGTACGCGACGTTCTCGGCGTTCCGCTCTGGCAGCGACCGCCCGCACGTGATGGTGACCCGCGACGGCGGCCGCACCTGGACCGACATCGGTCGGGGGCTGCCCGACGCGCCGGTCAACTCGGTGGTGCCGACCTCCGATGGGCTGCTGCTGGTCGGCACGGACGTCGGGGTGTTCGTCTCGGCGTGGAACGGCGGTGGGTGGGCCGCGCTCGGCGCGGACCTGCCGGAGGCGGCCGTGATGTACCTGCGCTACCACGAGCCGACCCGGCAGCTGACCGCGGCGACGTTCGGCCGGGGCATCTACGACCTCACCGTGCCGCGCTGCCCGGCGGCGTCGACCAAGCTGCCGCTGCGGGACCCGGGCGTCGGCGTGGTCGGCGCGCTGGCCTCGTGCCGGGCGGGGTGA
- a CDS encoding MFS transporter: MAQGPGRPAGAGPAGRLSAWRFVVWFGAVAMLADVVYEGARSITGPFLAHLGASALVVGVVTGAGEAAALVLRLVSGPLADRTGRFWAWAIAGYGLTVVSVPLLGLTSVLWVACALIVAERVGKAVRQPAKDTLLSHAAAVTGRGRGFAVHEALDQAGALVGPLAVAGVLAATGDDYGPALLVLAVPGALALALVVWLRVQVPRPVRYERATPAEPGERTSRRVPGATEVARLPVRFWAYAGFAGLTMTGFATFGVLSFHLVSAGLLPAAAVPVLYAAAMVVDALAAVATGWAYDRYGAVVLVVLPVVAALVPALAFSATVGMAVAGVVLWGALLGVQESTLKATVADLVGPGRRATAYGVFGAVVGVAAAAGGALAGGLYETSVPLLVAVTGALQLVALGVLVTIVRGRWGPHRPPGATR; the protein is encoded by the coding sequence ATGGCACAGGGTCCGGGACGCCCGGCCGGCGCCGGGCCCGCCGGGCGGTTGTCGGCGTGGCGGTTCGTGGTCTGGTTCGGTGCGGTGGCGATGCTGGCCGACGTCGTCTACGAGGGCGCCCGCTCCATCACCGGGCCGTTCCTCGCCCACCTGGGCGCCAGCGCCCTCGTGGTGGGCGTGGTCACCGGCGCCGGCGAGGCGGCCGCGCTGGTGCTCCGGCTGGTGTCCGGGCCGCTGGCGGACCGGACCGGGCGGTTCTGGGCGTGGGCCATCGCCGGGTACGGGCTCACCGTCGTCAGCGTGCCGCTGCTCGGGCTGACCTCGGTGCTCTGGGTGGCGTGCGCCCTGATCGTCGCCGAGCGGGTCGGCAAGGCCGTCCGGCAGCCCGCGAAGGACACCCTGCTGTCGCACGCCGCGGCGGTGACCGGGCGCGGTCGCGGGTTCGCCGTGCACGAGGCGCTGGACCAGGCCGGCGCGCTGGTGGGGCCGCTCGCGGTGGCCGGTGTGCTGGCGGCCACCGGGGACGACTACGGCCCCGCGCTGCTCGTCCTCGCCGTGCCGGGGGCGCTCGCCCTGGCGCTGGTGGTGTGGCTGCGGGTCCAGGTCCCCCGGCCGGTCCGCTACGAACGCGCCACGCCCGCCGAGCCGGGAGAGCGGACGTCGCGGCGGGTGCCGGGCGCCACCGAGGTCGCCCGGCTGCCGGTCCGGTTCTGGGCGTACGCCGGGTTCGCGGGGCTCACCATGACCGGGTTCGCCACGTTCGGCGTGCTTTCCTTCCACCTCGTCTCGGCGGGACTGCTCCCCGCCGCGGCGGTGCCCGTGCTGTACGCCGCGGCGATGGTCGTCGACGCGCTGGCCGCGGTGGCCACCGGCTGGGCGTACGACCGGTACGGCGCGGTCGTGCTGGTCGTCCTGCCGGTCGTGGCCGCGCTCGTGCCCGCGCTGGCCTTCTCGGCCACCGTCGGGATGGCGGTGGCGGGTGTGGTGCTCTGGGGCGCGCTGCTGGGCGTGCAGGAGTCGACGCTCAAGGCGACCGTGGCGGACCTGGTCGGGCCGGGCCGGCGCGCCACCGCGTACGGCGTGTTCGGTGCCGTCGTCGGGGTCGCCGCCGCGGCCGGCGGCGCGCTGGCCGGCGGGCTGTACGAGACGTCGGTGCCGCTGCTGGTGGCCGTGACGGGCGCCCTCCAGCTGGTGGCGCTGGGCGTGCTGGTCACCATCGTGCGCGGCCGGTGGGGGCCGCACCGCCCGCCCGGCGCCACCCGGTAG
- a CDS encoding transketolase gives MTMEAERVLREEEVGQLAELAAQLRVDAIRCSTKAGSGHPTSSLSAADLLAVLISRHLRYDWADPGNRGNDHLIFSKGHASPLLYAVFKAVGAITDQELVDTYRRFGSRLEGHPTPALPWVDVATGSLGQGLPVGVGIALAGQHLDRLPVHVWVLCGDSETAEGSIWEALDKAGHYGLRNLTAIVDVNRFGQRGETELEWDLDTYRRRVEAFGCRAIVIDGHDLVAIDDALGRARQATGPTVVLARTLKGKGVADIEDQPGWHGKPIKPEQAEQAVEALGGVRQIRVTGPRPEPVAPAPAPDRRPPELPRYDKGAKVATRNAYGDALRALGSRADVVALDGEVSDSTRSDRFAEAHPDRFFEMFISEQQMVAAAVGLQVRGYRPFASTFAAFLSRAYDFIRMAAISRADIALCGSHAGVEIGADGPSQMGLEDLAAMRAIHGSTVLYPSDAVSCAALVAQMVDCTGITYLRTTRGGHPVLYDNDETFPIGGSKLLRGGGHDHVALIGAGVTAHNCLAAAEQLAGEGIEARVIDLYSVKPLDSERLLDAARDTGGRLVVVEDHYPEGGLGSAVLEALADLAVPAQVCRLAVRGLPTSGTPTELMDQAGIGVSAIVTATRALLARTS, from the coding sequence ATGACCATGGAAGCGGAGCGCGTGCTGCGCGAGGAGGAGGTCGGCCAGCTGGCCGAGCTCGCCGCCCAGCTGCGGGTGGACGCGATCAGGTGCAGTACGAAGGCCGGGTCCGGGCACCCGACGTCGAGCTTGTCCGCCGCGGACCTGCTCGCCGTGCTGATCTCCCGGCACCTGCGCTACGACTGGGCGGATCCGGGCAACCGCGGCAACGACCACCTGATCTTCTCCAAGGGTCACGCCTCGCCGCTGCTGTACGCGGTCTTCAAGGCCGTCGGCGCGATCACCGACCAGGAGCTGGTCGACACCTACCGGCGGTTCGGCTCGCGGCTGGAGGGCCACCCCACGCCGGCGCTGCCCTGGGTCGACGTCGCCACCGGTTCGCTCGGCCAGGGGCTGCCGGTCGGGGTCGGTATCGCGCTGGCCGGCCAGCACCTCGATCGGCTGCCGGTGCACGTCTGGGTGCTCTGCGGGGACAGCGAGACGGCCGAGGGCTCGATCTGGGAGGCGCTGGACAAGGCCGGCCACTACGGGCTGCGCAACCTGACCGCGATCGTCGACGTGAACCGGTTCGGGCAGCGCGGTGAGACCGAGCTGGAGTGGGACCTGGACACCTACCGGCGCCGGGTCGAGGCGTTCGGCTGCCGGGCGATCGTCATCGACGGGCACGACCTGGTCGCCATCGACGACGCGCTGGGCCGGGCCCGGCAGGCGACCGGCCCCACCGTGGTGCTCGCCCGCACGCTCAAGGGCAAGGGGGTGGCCGACATCGAGGACCAGCCGGGTTGGCACGGCAAGCCGATCAAGCCGGAGCAGGCCGAGCAGGCGGTCGAGGCCCTCGGCGGGGTACGCCAGATCCGGGTCACCGGGCCGCGACCCGAACCGGTCGCCCCCGCTCCCGCCCCCGACCGCCGGCCGCCCGAGCTGCCGCGGTACGACAAGGGGGCGAAGGTCGCCACTCGCAACGCCTACGGGGACGCGCTGCGCGCGCTGGGCTCCCGGGCGGACGTGGTCGCCCTGGACGGCGAGGTCAGCGACTCCACCCGGTCCGACCGGTTCGCCGAGGCCCACCCCGACCGGTTCTTCGAGATGTTCATCTCCGAACAGCAGATGGTCGCGGCGGCGGTCGGGCTCCAGGTGCGCGGCTACCGGCCCTTCGCCTCGACCTTCGCGGCGTTCCTCTCCCGCGCGTACGACTTCATCCGGATGGCCGCCATCTCCCGCGCCGACATCGCGCTGTGCGGCTCGCACGCCGGGGTGGAGATCGGGGCGGACGGTCCCTCGCAGATGGGGCTGGAGGACCTGGCCGCCATGCGCGCCATCCACGGTTCGACAGTGCTCTACCCGAGCGACGCCGTGTCCTGCGCCGCCCTCGTCGCGCAGATGGTCGACTGCACGGGGATCACCTACCTGCGCACCACCCGGGGTGGGCACCCGGTGCTCTACGACAACGACGAGACCTTCCCGATCGGCGGCAGCAAGCTGCTGCGCGGCGGCGGGCACGACCACGTCGCGCTGATCGGCGCCGGGGTGACCGCGCACAACTGCCTCGCCGCCGCGGAGCAGCTGGCCGGCGAGGGGATCGAGGCCCGGGTCATCGACCTGTACTCGGTCAAGCCGCTGGACTCCGAGCGGCTGCTCGACGCCGCCCGGGACACCGGCGGCCGGCTGGTGGTCGTCGAGGACCACTACCCGGAGGGTGGCCTCGGCTCGGCCGTGCTGGAGGCGCTGGCGGACCTGGCCGTACCGGCGCAGGTGTGCCGGCTGGCGGTCCGCGGGCTGCCCACCTCCGGGACTCCCACCGAGCTGATGGACCAGGCCGGTATCGGCGTGAGCGCCATCGTCACCGCCACCCGCGCCCTGCTCGCCCGGACCAGCTGA
- a CDS encoding radical SAM protein, with the protein MQTRTDLIEDLMGRFPHVPREAVIKEDLLRGGMAFDDSALTDNEGGEVKPKSYFIFSFDHRTLPELGTAALRRPPEEIVLSGGPYGLRRTVVSVRVNPDSPYRVKDSGDGVLRLFLDDRPIADVGLPPMPEYYRHTLANGKSVMEVAPTIQWGYLIYLTVFRVCQYFGAKEECQYCDINHNWRQHKAAKRPYTGVKPVAEVLEAMEIIDRYDTLGASRAYTLTGGSVTSTVEGLGEADFYGRYAKAIEERFPGRWIGKVVAQALPKADVQRFHDYGIRIYHPNYEVWDKRLFELYCPGKERYVGREEWHRRILDSAEIFGPRNVIPNFVAGVEMAAPFGFTTVDEAIASTAEGLEFFMSRGITPRFTTWCPEPTTPLGRTNPQGAPLEYHIRLLEVYRATMEAHGLSSPPGYGPAGPGNAVFSVSSFMDSLPAEPDQAAQPA; encoded by the coding sequence ATGCAGACCCGCACTGATCTCATCGAGGATCTGATGGGGCGGTTCCCGCACGTGCCGCGGGAAGCGGTGATCAAGGAAGACCTGCTGCGCGGGGGCATGGCGTTCGACGACTCGGCGCTGACCGACAACGAGGGCGGCGAGGTCAAGCCGAAGTCGTACTTCATCTTCTCCTTCGATCACCGGACCCTGCCCGAGCTGGGCACCGCGGCGCTGCGCCGGCCGCCGGAGGAGATCGTGCTCAGCGGCGGCCCGTACGGGCTGCGCCGCACGGTCGTCTCGGTGCGGGTCAACCCCGACTCGCCGTACCGGGTCAAGGACAGCGGTGACGGGGTGCTGCGGCTGTTCCTGGACGACCGCCCGATCGCCGACGTCGGCCTGCCGCCGATGCCGGAGTACTACCGCCACACGCTGGCCAACGGCAAGTCGGTGATGGAGGTGGCCCCGACCATCCAGTGGGGCTACCTGATCTACCTGACCGTGTTCCGGGTCTGCCAGTACTTTGGCGCCAAGGAGGAGTGCCAGTACTGCGACATCAACCACAACTGGCGCCAGCACAAGGCGGCCAAGCGCCCGTACACCGGGGTGAAGCCGGTCGCCGAGGTGCTGGAGGCGATGGAGATCATCGACCGGTACGACACGCTCGGCGCCTCGCGGGCGTACACGCTGACCGGCGGCAGCGTCACCTCCACCGTCGAGGGGCTCGGCGAGGCCGACTTCTACGGCCGGTACGCCAAGGCGATCGAGGAGCGGTTCCCCGGCCGGTGGATCGGCAAGGTGGTCGCCCAGGCGCTGCCGAAGGCCGACGTGCAGCGCTTCCACGACTACGGCATCCGCATCTACCACCCCAACTACGAGGTCTGGGACAAGCGGCTGTTCGAGCTGTACTGCCCCGGCAAGGAGCGGTACGTCGGCCGCGAGGAGTGGCACCGCCGGATCCTCGACTCGGCCGAGATCTTCGGCCCCCGCAACGTGATCCCCAACTTCGTCGCGGGCGTCGAGATGGCGGCGCCGTTCGGCTTCACCACCGTCGACGAGGCGATCGCCTCGACCGCCGAGGGGCTGGAGTTCTTCATGTCCCGCGGCATCACGCCGCGGTTCACCACCTGGTGCCCGGAGCCGACCACCCCGCTGGGCCGCACCAACCCGCAGGGCGCCCCGCTGGAGTACCACATCCGGCTGCTGGAGGTGTACCGGGCGACGATGGAGGCGCACGGCCTGTCCAGCCCGCCCGGGTACGGCCCGGCCGGCCCCGGCAACGCGGTCTTCTCGGTCAGTTCGTTCATGGACAGCCTGCCCGCCGAGCCCGACCAGGCCGCCCAGCCGGCGTAG